AGACGCTCTGGAAAAATCTCTCGCAAAAGCATCCGAACTCTATTATGGAAAAATCCTGGAATCTGTGCCGGAAAAGGCGCTCGTCTTTGCCGCGCACCCGTATGCTGATCCACCCTTTTTCCACAAACTTGGACTCAAACGAGGCTCATGGAATTACTGGGATAGCCATCGGAAACTCGGCGGTTTACAGTTCATGAACGGAATCATGGAGAATGAATATGAGCGAGGAAAACGTGAATGGATCCGACAATTATTGCGCGGCCGGCATTCGTATGTTTATGCTGGAAACGATTCGCACGGAAACTTCAACCGTTACCGACAGATTTATATGCCAATGTTTTGTTTAAATGAAAAACCCACTCAAAAATTCGGCGAGCACCGAACGGGTCTCAAAGCCGCGGCAACAGAAGACGCAGACAGCCTAACGGCTAAGCTGAAAACCGGACAAGTCATTTCAACCAATGGTCCTTTTGCTAATATTTCCATTCAAAATGAGAATAAACGGGAATTTTACATCGGCGAAAATGTCGTGAAACCACAATCCATTTCGGTTCAGGCAATTTCTTCGCGTTACTTCGGAAATCTTCGACAGATTCGTTTATATCTCGGCGATCTCGACCACAGACAGGAAGTCCTTTACCGAACCATTTCTTCTCTCTCCTCCTTCAGCAGAAAAACAGTTTCCATTCCGGTTGAAAATCTGCCAACAAGCGGGTATTTCCGCGCCGAAGTCGAAACCAATCAGAATAAAATCGCTTTGACTAATCCGATCTGGTTCACTCAGCACGAAATAACATAGATTTGAATGTCCAATTTTTCATCAACAGAAGAGACTCCAATGAATGGTCTTCTTAATCACTTGGCTACAGCCACACACGATATTTCAAAAAAACTCGGCGGAAATAAAATTCAAATTTTCCTTAATTAAATGATATCTATGGAAAAAGATTTTGACCTGATCATTTTCGACTTGGATGGTACACTATATCCAGTCAACCCGGGCATTGACTCCGTTTACCCAAAAATTGCCATCCGATTTGCCGCTCAGGCGACCGGAAAAAGTGAAATGGAAGCCCAGACGGCTTTCATGAAAAAAAAAGAACAACTTGCAAAAATTATCAATGGCAGACCGACAAACACGCTGACATTGATTTATTTTTACGACGTGGATATGATGGAATATGAAAATGAGATCAACCGCGAACTTGATATCGAGTCTATCCTTACGCGAGACGAACGGTTGATCCGAATGCTGAAATCCGTTTCTTACCATTATCCAATACTCCTGTTCACCGGCAATAATGAGAAAGTTACCACGCGAATTCTAAACGCGCTGGGAATCACGGACTTTTTCCCCGAAAACCGTCGATACACATTCACCGACATTATGCGATTGCCGATTTCGGTCCGCGAAAAACTCAACTATATTAAACCAGCATTAAACGGATTCAAATCGGTTCTAAATCTGGCTAATGTCCATCCCGGAAAAGCATTGATGGTTGGAGATTCCGAAATCACAGATATTCTTCCTGCCCAAAAAATCGGCATCCAAACTTATCACGTTTCAACTCATGAGTCACTTTATGGGTTGCCCGAATGGCTGGGCATTGAACAAACCGAAGCGTAAAAATCCAAAATGACACGCGTCTTTCCTATTAAAAAACTTGTTATTGCTAATTTGATTGTTTTCCTATATTTTTGATTTGCTATGGATAAGAACTCCAAAGAGTTATTCGAAGTCAGCGTTTCAGAAACTAAGACGCGGGTTTTGGCGACGACGATTTCGGGAATTTCCGTCGAGATAGTCGAACATCTCGGTGAAACCGATTATCCAAAAATAATCAAGATATCCGAAACATTGGTTGATAACTTCGGGCAGAATGCGCGTTTTAACCGAAATTCAATCAAAAAATATTTCAACTATCCAAAAACATTGCCATTCATCGTCAAAATTCGCGATCAGATCGAAGGATTCATCATCGGCGTTCCGCTGGAATATTTTGAAGAGGAAGAATGGGCAAAATACGACGAGAACCTTGGGAAAAAGAATACGATCTACACATACGCTTTTATCGTTCGGAAAGAACATCGTCAGTTCGGACTTAGCAAGATGCTCAAGCGCGTTTATCAAAGTACGTTAAAGCGAAAAAACTTCGAGTTTATTTCGGGACACGTGATGGAAGGTGTCGCCTCACAATTCACAAAATCCAGTCAGGTTGTACGTAAGTTCGCCAACTGGAACAGTACAGGTTATACCTTTGAATATTATCGTTGTCCGCTAAAATAATCCGAGAGCGGTTGACGGTCGCAAAGTTGCAACCGATCCGCATCGGAAATCATCTACTTATCCGTCGTCAATAATACAGTAAACTTAAACGAGAAAGAGGATTGAAAGCCGCCATCCGGCTGTTCTCTGCCGCTTGAACTGCCTCGCATGCCACTGCGGCCTCCTTGTCCATCCATCATTCCACCCTCTGATGGCGGTTCGCCGCCGTCAAATCCACCTCTACCACCGCCTTGAGATCCTTTGCCCATTCCTCCTTTAGAATGTCCCATCAATTTTTCGGCTTTTTCTGTTTTCAGCGTAATATTTAAAGGATTCTTCGGAGATAGCGGTTCGGTTTTCAGTTGTTGGGCAATCATTTTCAGCGGAATTTGAATTTCGTACCCGAACTTTTGCCGATCCCGACTGATCTTAACGGAAAGTCCCTGTTTATTGATCAATGGCAGGATTCTCTCGTCATCCGTTCCGGATCCAATGACAATCATTTCAGTTTGAATATCATCCACCATATTTGATAGATTTTCTTGTTGTCCTGTTCGTCTTCCGGGCATTGAGCCAGATTTCCCGAACGATCTCTCTCCCATTTCCACACCCGTTAGATTCTTTGCTAATGGAAATTTGATTCCAAAAACCCGTCCTTTCGAGCCTCTTTGCTGAATTGTCAAGGACAGTCCCTGCATCATGATTTGTCTTTCAAGATCGCGGTCTGAGCAAGTCATATAAAGGTAAAGATTACTTGAATCATTAGCGACGCCGTAGCCGAATTTCATCTTTTCGTTCCACTTGATGCTGTTCTGCCATTCGTCTCCTTTCCCATCAACGACAATCTTTTTATCGCTCCAGAATTTTGATGTTACAGATTCTTTACATCCATTCAACAACGTTGTCACAAAAGCCAAGCAGGAAATTAAAAGAAACATGTTTTTTTTCATTTTCGCACCTTTTAAATACATTTTTATGTAGCATGAGGGCAACCAGAAGTTGCCCTCTTTTCTCGGAGTATACACGGAGGTGTACGGTTTTAATTCTAGTTTTTCTCAGACTTTTTTGCTAAAAAACAAGTATTAGACAGCCTAACTTTTTATTTTATTCCGCCTATATTTTATATTGGCGCGGATAAAATATTATTCACCAAATGGCGGAGGCGGTGGAGGACCCGGACGACGATCGATTGGTCTTGGCGGTCGATGACGTATTTGTTCCATTCGATGTTCAAAACGTTTCATCTGATCCGGAGTGAGAACTTTGGAAAGTTCAAGATTCAGCGAATCGAGACTTACAACGAAAATACGAATTTGTTCGTCGCTAAACTTCTGAATCCATCTCGAATGTTTCTTCAAAATCAAGTGAATCTGATCCTTTTGTTCGGGTCTGGGATCAATTATCCGTTCCATTTCGGATACAAATCCTCTACCGCGCCGGAACTCCGCCACTTTTCGCTCATGATGAAAACGCAAGTAACTGGAAACTCCGACAGATCCAATTACAATCCCAATGATCAGAACGCCGATCAGTATCAGAGTAGTTTTCGTTGTTAGTTTCATAATTTTCACTCCATTGTAAAATAATTGATAGGGTCAATCATCTCGTCCATCGAAATTTCATGAATGCCAATGGCAGAAGATAGATTCGTTTGGGTAGATGTGCTGACATTGAAAGCGAGAATCAATACAACCATCGCAGAGGCGATCACTGCGACCCTCCGGAACGCTGTTAAAAAGCCACTCAAAAAAAGATTGATGCTTTCTTTCTGATTCGACAGCACCCGAATCCGATTCATTGTCCGATCGACAAACCACGGGCTGAATGATATAGACTTTCTGATTGGCGCCCGTCGATAAATAGATTCAAGACTTTTTCTCTCTTCGATTAACTCGGGATGCTCTTTGAGCGCCGCTTCCAACAGTCTTTTCTCTCGGAGTTCTAAATCCCGATCGAAAGATTGAAACAACAATTCTTGTGCACGAATTTTTCTCATAAATTCTCCTGATAAGGTTTAAGAATTTTCAGCAGTTGCTTTTTTGCACGCGAAAATCTGGACAACACTGTTCCAATCGGTATTTGAAGTATTTCGGCTGTTTCTTCCGTTGAACACTCGTCCATCATTCGTAGAACCAACGCAGATTGAAGTTTGGGTTCCAATTGACTAATCGCCCAGTAAATAACGTCACGCGTTTCCTCGATTTCGATACGATTCCGGTTTTCATATAAACTTTCGGAAACTTCGGGATCATCGATAGAGGTATCACGCGAAGATTTCCGCTGACGGCGTTTCAATTCGTTCAGTGAAAGATTTATGGCTATTCGGGTTAAATAAGTTCCTACAGACGCTTCTCCACGAAAATTATTTAAATTGTTATAGAACCTGATAAAAGTTTCCTGACCGACATCTTCTGCTTCGGGGCATCTGCCCAGCATTCCAACGACTGTTCCTGCAATTTTCGATTCGTACCGATGTATGATCTCTGCAAATGCGTCTGAATTTCCTGTCAAACATGCCTGTATTGCCTCATTATCGTTCAAACTTTTGATTTCTCCGATTCTATTTCATCCATGTCTTAGACATTTGCACCGACAAATATATTCCGCTTTCCCAATCTGTTCATCATTTTTTTTCAAATCAACCATCAAGCCGGAATAAAAGCCACTTTTGGATTGTCTATTGCATGAATTTGAAAAATGAAGAACCGATAAGATAAAAGGAAAAGATAATGAAAAAGAAAAAATGGATAATACCAATAGCCGTTCTGATAATTGGACTTGTCTGCTGGTTCGTTTTATCCCGTGAAAAGGAGAAATCCGAATCGCAATTTACCTACGCCAAGATCACTCGCGGAAATGTGGAAAATACCGTTTCGGCAACCGGAACGATCAAAGCCCGCGGAACCGTTGAAGTCGGCACACAGGTCTCTGGCATCATCGACCATTTGTTCGTTGATTTCAACGACAATGTGAAGAAAAATCAGGTGTTGGCAGTTCTTGATACGACGAAATTGGCGTTGGCTGTCCGTCAGGCTGAATCCGACCTCCAGCGCGTGCAGGCGCAATACGATCAGACCATATATGAATACGACCGGAACACCGATCTATATCAGCAAAAATTAATTTCCGAACAGGATATTATCCAATCGAAGACGGATAAAAAAACGACGGATGCATCACTGAAAACCGCCAAAATTGCACTGGATAGAGCCGTAAAAGAACTCAAATACGCCTACGTCAAATCTCCCATCGATGGAAAAGTAATATATCGGAACGTCGAGGAAGGACAGACCGTAGCGGCGAGTTTTACCACGCCGACAATGTTCACAATCGCCGAAGATTTAACTAAAATGGAAATTCGCGCGCTCGTTGATGAGAGCGATATTGGCTCCATCAAAGTTGGGATGAAGGCGCGATTTACCGTTCAGAGTTATCCCAACGAGACTTTCACGGGAGTTGTCCGCCAAATCTGGCTTCAGCCGGAAACAGTCTCGAACGTCGTCAATTATACGGTCGTTCTAGACGCGACGAACGAAAAGAACCTTCTGCTTCCCGGAATGACGGCAACGATTGACTTTTTGATTGAACACAAGGAGAACATCCTGCTGGTTCCGAATCTGGCGCTGAAAATACAGCCAACGGATGAAATGATGGCGTCTCTCCGAAAAAACATGCCGAAACGGAGACCGCCTCATCCAGATTCTTTGGCGGTAAAACAATTCGCATCTTACGGCAATCGGATAGCGTCGAAATCCACCAACGGACAAAATCAGCGGTCATCTACAAACTCTATTCCAGAAAATATTGGAAGAGTTTGGTTTTTAGATAACGGCGGAGAACTTC
The Candidatus Marinimicrobia bacterium CG08_land_8_20_14_0_20_45_22 DNA segment above includes these coding regions:
- a CDS encoding RNA polymerase subunit sigma-24; this translates as MGEIKSLNDNEAIQACLTGNSDAFAEIIHRYESKIAGTVVGMLGRCPEAEDVGQETFIRFYNNLNNFRGEASVGTYLTRIAINLSLNELKRRQRKSSRDTSIDDPEVSESLYENRNRIEIEETRDVIYWAISQLEPKLQSALVLRMMDECSTEETAEILQIPIGTVLSRFSRAKKQLLKILKPYQENL
- a CDS encoding efflux RND transporter periplasmic adaptor subunit produces the protein MKKKKWIIPIAVLIIGLVCWFVLSREKEKSESQFTYAKITRGNVENTVSATGTIKARGTVEVGTQVSGIIDHLFVDFNDNVKKNQVLAVLDTTKLALAVRQAESDLQRVQAQYDQTIYEYDRNTDLYQQKLISEQDIIQSKTDKKTTDASLKTAKIALDRAVKELKYAYVKSPIDGKVIYRNVEEGQTVAASFTTPTMFTIAEDLTKMEIRALVDESDIGSIKVGMKARFTVQSYPNETFTGVVRQIWLQPETVSNVVNYTVVLDATNEKNLLLPGMTATIDFLIEHKENILLVPNLALKIQPTDEMMASLRKNMPKRRPPHPDSLAVKQFASYGNRIASKSTNGQNQRSSTNSIPENIGRVWFLDNGGELQLEMIRTGITDGKYTEVVNSHRLSEGMQIIASVTSPDGSVKSSNANNSRQGGPGFGPHPF